In Tenebrio molitor chromosome 6, icTenMoli1.1, whole genome shotgun sequence, one genomic interval encodes:
- the LOC138132807 gene encoding G1/S-specific cyclin-D2-like has protein sequence MDLHCVETTDTDIAACYDETLLQDRVLRNMLKTEGRYLPANSSLLMKQSQVNPRMVEIVAGWMMEVCEEQACQDEVFLLAMNYLYRFLMTTDIKKSQLQLLGAACMLMASKLREPRPLSTETLVFYTDHSITTAMLTSWELLVLSKLKWDIVAIVPLDFLPHLLARLDLDDSVRLDLDMVKKHAKILIALCAKECAFMHCYPSAVACASVVSALCGLGWVNKYHQSQEGLLEKLAKMVDVPETELMQELVTQIDRMVKDNFEGVVEDRKNVCDDEVTRSEQCTPPPGKMRDYKTATTPTDVHEVMF, from the exons ATGGATCTGCACTGCGTCGAGACGACCGACACCGACATCGCGGCCTGTTACGACGAGACCCTCCTCCAGGACAGAGTGTTGAGGAACATGTTAAAGACTGAGGGCAGGTACCTGCCCGCGAACTCGAGCCTGCTGATGAAGCAGTCGCAGGTCAACCCGAGGATGGTGGAGATCGTCGCCGGCTGGATGATGGAG GTCTGCGAGGAGCAGGCGTGCCAAGACGAGGTCTTCCTCCTGGCGATGAACTACCTCTACAGGTTCCTGATGACCACCGACATCAAGAAGAGCCAGCTCCAGCTGCTGGGCGCCGCCTGCATGCTGATGGCGTCCAAGCTGAGGGAGCCCAGGCCCCTCAGCACCGAGACCCTCGTCTTCTACACCGACCACAGCATAACGACGGCCATGCTGACG TCCTGGGAGCTGCTCGTCCTCAGCAAGCTCAAGTGGGACATCGTCGCCATAGTCCCGCTCGACTTCCTGCCCCACCTGCTCGCCCGCCTCGACCTGGACGACTCCGTCCGCCTCGACCTCGACATGGTGAAGAAGCACGCCAAGATCCTCATCGCGCTGTGTGCAAAAG AGTGCGCCTTCATGCACTGCTATCCCAGCGCTGTGGCCTGCGCCAGCGTCGTCTCGGCACTGTGCGGCCTCGGCTGGGTCAACAAGTACCACCAGTCGCAGGAGGGGCTGCTGGAGAAGCTGGCCAAGATGGTCGACGTGCCGGAGACG GAGCTGATGCAAGAGCTGGTGACGCAGATCGACCGGATGGTCAAGGACAACTTCGAGGGGGTGGTCGAGGACAGGAAAAATGTGTGTGACGACGAGGTGACCAGGTCGGAACAATGTACGCCGCCTCCGGGGAAAATGCGCGACTACAAGACGGCGACCACGCCGACGGACGTGCACGAGGTTATGTTTTGA
- the mRpL28 gene encoding large ribosomal subunit protein bL28m: MSSMALKTLGKFCKPGIFDKGTGALLPEAYKKFYKEWRLTEPTAVHYIPEEGKFKRNELTGEVSPVQNYPIQVIYPKESNEHMWGGEGVVQGFQVRDWRRRRVPHFWMPHLKRSVVYSEVLDKYISVIVTERTISLINSNYGFDHYLLKTPACDLKSLLPLSLKRKILQELEKGCPSYHNKPEKQKEVYSKYKQYLTAYTSEEIEWYGYSFSAACKKLEESIEAKNRPVPLKHIFRSQLLDKLKEAAKTESGEEVAVGGASAWLNKINPFAKET, from the exons ATGTCGTCCATG GCGCTCAAGACTCTAGGTAAATTCTGCAAACCGGGAATTTTCGACAAAGGCACCGGAGCGCTGTTGCCGGAAGCGTACAAAAAGTTTTACAAGGAATGGAGGCTGACTGAGCCCACGGCCGTTCATTACATCCCCGAGGAGGGGAAATTTAAACGAAACGAGCTCACGGGAGAAGT GAGCCCAGTCCAGAACTATCCAATTCAGGTGATCTACCCCAAAGAGTCGAATGAGCACATGTGGGGGGGCGAAGGCGTGGTGCAGGGGTTCCAGGTGAGGGACTGGCGCAGAAGGCGCGTCCCCCACTTCTGGATGCCACACTTGAAACGTTCGGTTGTCTACAGTGAAGTCTTAGATAAATACATTTCGGTGATCGTCACAGAGCGCACCATCAGTCTGATCAACTCAAATTACGGGTTTGATCACTATCTATTAAAG ACTCCCGCTTGTGATTTGAAGTCGCTACTGCCTTTGTccttgaaaagaaaaatactacAAGAATTGGAAAAAGGCTGCCCCAGTTATCACAACAaacctgaaaaacaaaaggaaGTCTATAGCAAATACAAACAATATTTAACTGCT TATACTTCTGAAGAAATCGAATGGTACGGTTACTCGTTCAGTGCGGCGTGTAAAAAATTAGAAGAGTCAATCGAGGCTAAAAACCGACCGGTTCCtttgaaacacatttttagGTCACAACTGTTGGACAAGTTGAAAGAGGCGGCAAAAACGGAATCTGGTGAAGAAGTCGCGGTTGG GGGAGCTAGTGCTTGGTTGAACAAAATCAATCCCTTCGCCAAAGAGACGTGA